The nucleotide sequence GAAGACAAACATGGTTTTATCAAACAAAGCCAACCAGAAATACTGAAACGCTTAAACATATCAGCAGAGCACTGGTTAATTATCACCACCGAATTTAGAACACAATTTCATGGTGCAGTCGGCCGAGAAGCGGCTTTGAGTGACTTTTGTGAACATCAAAACTTCAAACGACGACAAAACTTAAGTCATTGTAATCAGTTGTTTGCGTAAAGGCGATTAGCCAAAAACTAAACCAATAAGTATTCGATCCCAAAAGCGTTGCTTTTAAGCTTACGTTAAATACAGGCTTGTCTAAAAAAAACGTTTTTAGAGACAATTAAGTGAAATTATAGAGAAATATCATTAAACATTGTTAACAGAGATCTCGCTGCACTAAGATTAAATTTTTCCTATTCATTTAGCGATATTTTATTTTAGAGTGGGTGTCCGTTTTTTTTCTCCCCAGCACTGTCAATTATATGATGAGCATCTGTTAGCTAGGTTAAAACAATAATTATTACCAATATTTACATTAATTTCTTAATTACGAAACTGTTTGACATAACTTGAAACATTTTCGTTAAAATTACAACTCACAAAGCAGTTACAATTGTTAAATATATGTCAATAATAAAAATATCTACTTATCATGAATTTAAAAGTCTCTCTAAAAATTAAAACAGGGTTAGTTAGCCTATTAATTTTGCCTTATTTAGACACTGTTGCTAACGAATTATTACCTTCTAATTATAAATCAACTTATCAACCATCTTTTTTCATTCAATATCAACCACAAAATGCATACGACATGATCGAGAGGTTACCTGGCTTTTCATTTGACGGTGGATCGAATGAGCGTGGTTTTGGTGGCAATGCAGGCAATGTGTTAATTGACGGATCACGCCCAACATCAAAATCTAGTGGGTTAAAAGGAGCGTTGACTAGAATACCTGCCGCACAAGTCGATAGAATTGAAATTATTCGTGGTGGTCAAGGTTCAAGTGAGACATCAGGGCAGTCAATTATTGCTAATATTATACGAAAAAAAGATATCACAACGGGTACTTGGGCACTTAAATTAAGACGAGCGCCTGATGGTGACTTAAGACCTAATATTGAAGCAGCTGTCACAACAACTTTAGGTCAATGGGAAACTAATTTTGATACTGATATTGGCGGTTGGGTAGGGTACAGAACCGCAGTTATAGAAAATAAAGACAGTCAAGGTGATCTAAGAAAAAGTGCTAATGAAATACTCGATGAAAGAAATAATTGGGGTTATATAAACGGGCAAGGCTTCAGAGAATATACTGAAGGGCAGCTTACCCTAAATGGACGGATTGGTGGTGAAAAATGGCAAGGAGAAACGACAAGAGATATTTATCACGCGACATCATCAAAACAAGAAATTGATGGATTTTGGCAACTTGATGAAGATAATACCAACAAAGAATTAGAGTTAGGCATTGACTGGCTTGGTAATGACGATGAATGGAAATGGCATGTTTTAGGCTTAGCAGTTGTAAAGCATCAAAACTATGAAAACAGCTTTCATCGAGAAGACTATGCAGATCCCAGTTTATACGACAGTCATTTCAAACAAAAGAGGCTTAAAACTGAATATATTTTAAGGAATACTTACGGGAAAATAGGTAGTGATAAATTTAGACCTGAGTATGGCTTTGAGATAGCGAATAATAAACTAGATACAGAACTAGATTCTGTGGAAAACAACCAACAGCAACAATTAAGTGCAGCTAATGTCGTTGCTGAAGAAATAAGAGCAGAGCTATTCGTAACCTTTGCCTATAGTGCAACAGAAGACTTATCAATTGATGGCGGTTTAACAGCAGAGTTTTCTACCATTGAAGTTTCCGGTGATGCTTCAAATGAACAAAGTTTTACGTTTTTAAAACCCAGACTATCAGCTAGCTATAACGTTAACTCTGAATTGCAATTAAGTGTTTTAGCCGAGCATAAAGTTGGGCAACTTAATTTTAACGATTTTGCTGCAAGTAATGACGCTGCTGATGATAGGGATACTGCTGGTAATCCAAATTTGAACCCCGATCAGACGACTGAACTAAGTACTCAACTTGATTGGGGCTTTAGTGAAAAAGGAAGTTTGTCAGTCAGACTATTTCATGAGTGGCGAATAGACATACTTGAATACATCATTTTACCTACCCAACATAGTGATGTGAGTCATGGCTTAGGTAATGCTGGCGATGCTACATTCTGGGGCTTTGAAGTGGCATTAAACTTACCATTAGATAACATTATAGATAATGGTTTACTGTTAATATCCTATGAATATTACGATTCTGAATATTTTGACTCTGTCATCAATCGTAATAGAATTATAAGTGACTATACACCTAAAGAATTTAATATTGAGTTCAGGCAAGACCTCGTTGAGCAAAAAATAGCCTGGGGTGTTGAATTTATTAGCCACTTTACCGAAAGTGATTACCTGGTTGATGAATTACATACATTTGAGGGTAATAATCGTTTAGAAGCCTTTATTGAAACTACATACTTTGATGGACTGAAAATTCAACTTCAAGTTGAGCATTTTAATACGGGTGAGTACACACGCTCAAGATTTCTGTTTGAAAATGATCGTTCAGGCGCTTATCTTGGTAGTCAGGTAGCTTATAGAAAAAGAGAGCCAGAGTTAAAGCTCTCTGTATGGGGCACTTTTTAAAATTCCCTTACTTAAACGGTTATTTTTGTGAAATTTACAGATTTAACAGCTGGGTTAACATGATACTCACACTAGATTCTATAAAAGTTAGAGTGGGTGTCCCTTTAAAATTCAATTTAGAGTGGGTGTCCCTTTAACTCTTTTTAACTCTTTAGGTTTTGAAGTTTAGAAGTTTAGAACTATCCAAATTTTCATTATATTTTCAAAAATATAGTTGCGTATTTATATATTTGATGTGGTTTGAATAATTTGGTTTCTGAGCCATTTATTCGCGGGATCAAAGTCGACATTGGTATGCCAATATAAATGCACGTCAATATCATGCAGGCGAACAGGTAAAGGAAACACGACTAAATCAAGCACCTGGCTGTACATTTTTGCTGTTGTTTCCGTTAACGTTAGTAGCATATTGTTGTTGGCGATGACCTGACATGCAGAAAATGCATGTTGACAGCGCAAGCCTACTTTTCGTTGTAAACCTAAACGTCCTAATTCAAAATCTTCAATACTAGCACCCACCGTTCGAGATGATACCAACACATGCTCTTGCGCAAGGTAGGTATCTAAATCAAGTGTTGTATTGACTACCGGATGATCTTTACGTGCTAATACAACGAGTTTATTTTGATCTAACTGCGTATGTAAAATATTGTCACTGACCGGCACTAGGGTGTCTATGGCTAAATCAATATCACCACTGGCGAGTTTAGTTTCTAACTCACTGCGATTAACACGTCGGCTACTTTGCAAATTAATTAACGGGGCTTCTTTTTTAATACGCTGCATTAATGGCGGTAAATAGGACGCTTCTAATGCACCATGCAAAGATATATTAAAGTTATTACGGGAAACAAGTGGCTCAAATTGCCTCGACTGAGCCAAACATACTTTTAATTGCTGAAGGGCTTCACGCACATCAGCGATAACATTGTTGGCCACCGGAGTTGGGCGCATTTCATTGCCTTGGCGAATAAATAAGGCATCATCAAAATTATGTCGAAGTTTACTTAATGAGTGACTAACAGCAGGTTGCGATAAATTAAGTGCAGACGCGGCTTTGGTAATGTTTCCTTCACAATAAATTGCTTCAAATACTACAAATAGATTCAAATCTACTTTCATACAATCTCCATAGTGCTAATGATGTGTCTAGAATATTTCTAGCAATGCTGCTAGCAGTAAGGCACTAGCTAATTTGTTTTTATATCGGTCATTTATTTATTCTTATTTTTAACGTTATTCTTATTATGGATAGTTAGTTATAAGAACTATTCATTTGTTTAATTTAATGGCTAGACCTAGCATAGTCAAGTAGTACAAAAATTGTCCTGCAGGAATCGTTAACATTGCGTTAATGGTGATAATTAAGAACAGCGCTGCCAGCAAGGGGCAAATGTACTTAAAACAATAATTCATGTTCGAACAATGTATTTGAACAGGATCACATTAGATGAATACGTGTATTTTGGTATTTATAGCAAACTCGGGGATTCAAGATGAATAAAAGATCAGCAACAGGATATTTTAAACGCGCGTTACTCGTTTCAGCAATATTAAGTGCAATTAATGCGAATGCAGTTAATGCTCAAGAAGCTAATACATCGGCGCAAGGCGATGATAAAGACATAGAAAGAATAATGGTTACTGCCTCTAAACGGCTTAAAGGTTTGCAGGAATCTCCTGTTGCCGTAACAGTGGTAAGTGGACTCGCTGTTGAACAAGCGAAAGTTTTAGACATGAACGATCTGCAAACCCTTGTACCTACCTTACGTGTTACTCCTTTACAGCGCTCGGTGAACACTAACTTTGCTATTCGAGGTTTTGGTAATGGTACTAATAACATCGGTATTGAACCGTCAGTTGGTATTTTTATCGATGGCGTTTATCGCTCACGTGCTGCGGCTCAAATTGGTGATTTACCGAGAT is from Colwellia sp. Arc7-635 and encodes:
- a CDS encoding TonB-dependent receptor, translated to MNLKVSLKIKTGLVSLLILPYLDTVANELLPSNYKSTYQPSFFIQYQPQNAYDMIERLPGFSFDGGSNERGFGGNAGNVLIDGSRPTSKSSGLKGALTRIPAAQVDRIEIIRGGQGSSETSGQSIIANIIRKKDITTGTWALKLRRAPDGDLRPNIEAAVTTTLGQWETNFDTDIGGWVGYRTAVIENKDSQGDLRKSANEILDERNNWGYINGQGFREYTEGQLTLNGRIGGEKWQGETTRDIYHATSSKQEIDGFWQLDEDNTNKELELGIDWLGNDDEWKWHVLGLAVVKHQNYENSFHREDYADPSLYDSHFKQKRLKTEYILRNTYGKIGSDKFRPEYGFEIANNKLDTELDSVENNQQQQLSAANVVAEEIRAELFVTFAYSATEDLSIDGGLTAEFSTIEVSGDASNEQSFTFLKPRLSASYNVNSELQLSVLAEHKVGQLNFNDFAASNDAADDRDTAGNPNLNPDQTTELSTQLDWGFSEKGSLSVRLFHEWRIDILEYIILPTQHSDVSHGLGNAGDATFWGFEVALNLPLDNIIDNGLLLISYEYYDSEYFDSVINRNRIISDYTPKEFNIEFRQDLVEQKIAWGVEFISHFTESDYLVDELHTFEGNNRLEAFIETTYFDGLKIQLQVEHFNTGEYTRSRFLFENDRSGAYLGSQVAYRKREPELKLSVWGTF
- a CDS encoding LysR family transcriptional regulator; translation: MKVDLNLFVVFEAIYCEGNITKAASALNLSQPAVSHSLSKLRHNFDDALFIRQGNEMRPTPVANNVIADVREALQQLKVCLAQSRQFEPLVSRNNFNISLHGALEASYLPPLMQRIKKEAPLINLQSSRRVNRSELETKLASGDIDLAIDTLVPVSDNILHTQLDQNKLVVLARKDHPVVNTTLDLDTYLAQEHVLVSSRTVGASIEDFELGRLGLQRKVGLRCQHAFSACQVIANNNMLLTLTETTAKMYSQVLDLVVFPLPVRLHDIDVHLYWHTNVDFDPANKWLRNQIIQTTSNI